One stretch of Pyrenophora tritici-repentis strain M4 chromosome 4, whole genome shotgun sequence DNA includes these proteins:
- a CDS encoding tRNA (uracil-5-)-methyltransferase TRM9, whose amino-acid sequence MTALTQGGATYEAEHVHSVYEEIASHFSSTRYKPWPIVERFLKEQKDGAIGADVGCGNGKYLAVNDKVWIVGSDRSTNLVKIAKQHEPHDVVVADNLSLPHPNGVFDFAISIAVVHHLSTPARRVEAVRCILDLLRRPSSSPRTGAQQEHKNEEVGGRALIYVWALEQKDSRRGWDEGHEQDVMVPWVLKHKKEKEAKRKKKKSDVGGEESVREEEKPEGDRTFLRYYHLYRKGELENDIEEAGGVVLEYGYEKDNWWAIATLS is encoded by the exons ATGACTGCCCTAACACAAGGCGGCGCTACCTACGAGGCAGAACACGTGCACTCTGTATACGAAGAAATCGCGTCACATTTTTCGTCGACTCGCTACAAGCCATGGCCGATTGTCGAACGCTTTCTCAAAGAGCAGAAGGATGGTGCGATTGGCGCAGATGTAGGATGTGGCAATGGGAAATATTTAGCCGTGAATGATAAAGTCTGGATTGTGGGGAGTGATCG GTCAACAAATCTCGTCAAAATCGCAAAGCAGCACGAGCCACATGACGTAGTGGTGGCAGATAATCTTTCGCTGCCGCATCCAAACGGTGTGTTTGACTTTGCGATTTCGATCGCAGTGGTACATCATCTGTCTACGCCAGCACGAAGAGTGGAAGCGGTAAGATGCATCCTCGATCTGCTGCGACGGCCGTCATCGTCACCACGCACTGGCGCTCAACAGGAGCACAAGAACGAAGAGGTTGGAGGGCGAGCATTAATCTATGTCTGGGCCTTGGAGCAAAAAGATAGTAGACGGGGCTGGGACGAGGGGCACGAGCAGGATGTCATGGTGCCGTGGGTGTTGAAGCACAAGAAGGAAAAAGAGGCAAAGCGCAAAAAGAAAAAGAGCGACGTCGGCGGTGAGGAAAGTGTAAGAGAGGAGGAAAAGCCAGAGGGCGATAGGACCTTCCTAAGGTACTACCACTTGTATCGCAAGGGAGAGTTGGAGAATGACATTGAGGAGGCTGGTGGAGTTGTGCTAGAGTATGGGTATGAAAAAGATAATTGGTGGGCTATTGCGACGTTGAGTTGA
- a CDS encoding AAA-12 multi-domain protein, translated as MSASTKGDCKALLESIDGLKGGYYVKIRLPGTQNNEDDDFELVKPILGTRVMIHVSIMCGEKISYEGQVVEAPGSEDIDVDESKDFDFVVHVIGRPYEFGTTTHVVNIEYIDDKTTADRARIATENMASMSLKRTEGVDMQGVIFRTQPTIAPENLNAGRDMHPETLCKVLEDVKTKWRLKKTQIDAVKETLVSDNGLALIYGSPGTGKTTTTAAAAHEHCEMGRKVIYVCNSNKAVNAALDSFRKKQNPKISAIRFVGGYQTYEKYTQAVVPGANLEELVSAINPTMTAAMKANPDTLFHVQLRKQIDLWAAAPEHKMHREAKDYVEKLAADKNTKASDNTKASKGLQEMLTQWFVEHNIDIIFTTCSSASHSSIQHFKPSSAFIDEAGHATIPDVCMAVDPFKEHVKSLTLSSDYNLLKPIITTWNSNEARFMLTDSLFRQLINDPDRDMRYVTLREQYRQHPDLSAWAIQTLYQGRVKDAPSASQVTPVGRTVRQVFQQMGTGRKNKRCRMAIDVSGDDAVSKHFKDTTSYCNSEEARIIVGLVRGLLAFKPNHTAGDEHKFARIQPAHINIITPYKGQQHIRNMLMEKVQESSESEVLVKMVTDGAVNTTWGTPGSDVDIVFISLCVRNPKKAMANKKFIALGNALCVQNTRARQFQVTCGNWNGWLEAAMESTGGRIASDHHKPFVSLTKDIYHKGDMVAWQDVDATLLAQTPVTLKASHFYTNVRPNINAEKYRADLKKPTKRKQGGSAYSMSSIRSDLPSSAASVPVPDQPKTVSNRELKRRMHAAKHAKDQGV; from the coding sequence ATGTCAGCCTCTACCAAGGGGGACTGCAAGGCACTACTCGAATCCATTGATGGGTTGAAAGGTGGATACTACGTCAAGATCCGCCTTCCCGGGACTCAAAATAATGAGGACGACGACTTTGAGCTTGTGAAGCCCATATTAGGTACGCGTGTCATGATTCACGTATCTATCATGTGCGGTGAGAAGATCAGCTACGAGGGACAAGTGGTGGAAGCTCCTGGATCTGAAGACATTGATGTTGACGAATCCAAAGACTTCGACTTCGTAGTACATGTAATCGGTCGTCCGTACGAATTCGGTACCACTACACACGTTGTCAACATTGAGTACATTGATGACAAGACGACGGCTGATCGCGCTCGAATCGCCACAGAGAACATGGCTTCTATGAGCCTCAAGCGAACAGAGGGTGTTGACATGCAGGGTGTCATCTTCCGGACACAACCCACGATCGCTCCCGAGAACTTAAACGCTGGCAGAGACATGCACCCGGAAACTCTCTGTAAGGTTCTCGAGGATGTTAAGACCAAGTGGCGTCTCAAAAAGACTCAAATTGACGCAGTCAAAGAGACACTTGTCTCGGACAATGGGCTTGCTCTAATCTATGGATCTCCGGGCACGGGAAAGACTACGACGACGGCTGCGGCGGCACACGAGCATTGCGAAATGGGCCGGAAGGTCATTTACGTTTGCAACTCAAATAAGGCGGTCAACGCCGCGCTGGACTCATTCCGCAAGAAACAGAACCCCAAAATCTCTGCCATCCGATTTGTCGGTGGCTACCAGACCTACGAGAAGTACACACAGGCGGTGGTGCCTGGGGCAAACTTGGAAGAGCTAGTCAGTGCTATCAATCCTACAATGACTGCGGCCATGAAGGCGAACCCTGATACACTCTTCCACGTCCAGCTGCGTAAACAGATTGATCTCTGGGCCGCCGCTCCGGAACACAAGATGCATCGCGAGGCCAAAGATTATGTTGAGAAGCTTGCTGCCGATAAGAACACAAAGGCATCCGACAATACCAAGGCTTCGAAGGGTCTTCAGGAGATGCTCACGCAGTGGTTCGTCGAGCACAACATCGATATCATCTTCACAACCTGCTCGAGCGCCAGCCATTCTTCAATTCAGCACTTCAAGCCTTCCTCTGCTTTCATCGACGAGGCTGGCCACGCCACCATTCCGGATGTCTGCATGGCCGTCGACCCGTTTAAAGAGCATGTCAAGTCGCTCACTCTGTCTAGTGACTACAACCTGCTCAAGCCAATTATCACCACGTGGAATTCGAATGAAGCACGCTTCATGTTGACAGATTCTCTCTTCCGACAACTGATCAACGACCCAGATAGGGATATGAGATATGTCACACTCAGGGAGCAATATCGACAGCACCCGGATCTCAGCGCATGGGCAATTCAAACGCTCTACCAGGGGAGGGTCAAAGATGCGCCATCTGCATCTCAGGTTACACCTGTTGGAAGGACGGTACGACAAGTTTTTCAACAAATGGGCACCGGCAGGAAGAATAAGAGATGCCGGATGGCAATCGATGTCTCCGGTGATGATGCTGTGTCGAAACATTTCAAAGACACCACATCCTATTGTAACTCAGAAGAAGCCCGCATCATTGTGGGGCTCGTACGCGGGTTGCTGGCGTTCAAGCCAAATCACACGGCCGGGGATGAACACAAGTTCGCTCGCATCCAACCCGCGCacatcaacatcatcacGCCCTACAAGGGACAACAGCATATCCGCAACATGCTCATGGAGAAAGTTCAAGAGTCATCAGAAAGCGAAGTGCTCGTAAAAATGGTTACCGATGGGGCCGTCAATACAACATGGGGTACTCCGGGCAGTGATGTCGACATCGTCTTCATCTCGCTATGCGTGCGCAATCCTAAGAAAGCAATGGCTAACAAAAAGTTCATTGCGTTGGGAAACGCTTTGTGTGTACAGAATACGAGGGCACGCCAATTCCAGGTAACTTGCGGAAACTGGAATGGCTGGCTCGAAGCAGCCATGGAATCCACGGGTGGTCGGATCGCATCCGACCATCACAAGCCTTTCGTTAGCTTGACCAAGGATATTTACCATAAGGGAGATATGGTAGCCTGGCAAGACGTCGATGCGACTTTGCTTGCACAGACCCCTGTGACACTGAAGGCGAGCCATTTCTATACGAACGTGCGTCCGAACATTAACGCAGAGAAGTATCGCGCCGACCTAAAGAAGCCTACAAAGCGCAAGCAGGGGGGCAGTGCGTACAGCATGAGCTCGATACGCTCTGATCTTCCGAGTAGTGCTGCTAGCGTGCCAGTTCCGGATCAACCAAAGACTGTTTCGAATAGGGAGCTTAAGAGGCGGATGCATGCGGCAAAACATGCCAAAGATCAGGGTGTCTAG